DNA sequence from the Peromyscus eremicus chromosome 7, PerEre_H2_v1, whole genome shotgun sequence genome:
TTGCCCGACCTTGCCTGAACTGCCCACTATGCAGGAAGGGCTAGGCCTGACTTGGTGCCTCTGGATACTAACTGCACGattcttctttctccatctgtAACCAGCTGGGCGGGGCTTCCCGGCTGctataaactgcatgtgcctGAGGCTGCATTGGGCCCTGAGccctgcacacatgcacgtgcacacgcaGAGGCGAAGCCAGCACAGCTGTTTGTATTATTCAAGGCAGATGAGCAGAGCCATCCCAGACACATCTCTTCGTCAGCTCTTGACTTGGTATAGGTCTTTCAGAGCTCCTGGGTCCTGTGAATGGCCCCTTGTATCCCATCCCAATACCACACATCCATCTGTTCCTCCATCTCTCAACAGTGTTGGCCTGTGGGCGGCCCCAAGCAACAGCCGTGTACAAGGTTTCTGAGTATGCTCGGCGCTTTGGTGTTCCTGTTATTGCTGATGGAGGAATCCAAAATGTGGGTCATATTGCCAAAGCTTTGGCTCTTGGGGCTTCTACAGGTAAGACCTAGTCACCTTAGGGCCAGGTGGTATCCCCTTTTCTGTGTTGCTCAGATTCTGCCTTAGTTTACTTATCTCTCTGCAGTCATGATGGGCTCCCTCTTGGCTGCCACTACCGAGGCCCCTGGGGAGTACTTTTTCTCAGATGGGATCCGGCTAAAGAAGTACCGTGGTATGGGCTCTCTTGATGCCATGGACAAGCATCTCAGCAGCCAGAACCGATATTTCAGGTAGGACAGGCAAACAAGTCACTCTGCCAAGCCCTGCATGTAGTCCCATCCCTATGGCAACTTTGCCAATTTCTTTGCCTATTCCAACAGTGAAGCTGACAAAATCAAAGTGGCCCAAGGAGTTTCCGGGGCTGTGCAGGACAAAGGGTCTATCCACAAGTTCGTCCCTTACTTGATTGCTGGCATCCAGCATTCCTGTCAGGACATTGGTGCCAAGAGTTTAACCCAAGTCCGGTGAGCTTGGGGAGCTGGGCCATGAATAGAGGGAGTGGTACAAAGGCCAGCTACTGTCTGCATCTAATACCTGCCTTTCTACAGAGCCATGATGTACTCTGGGGAACTGAAATTTGAGAAGAGAACATCCTCAGCTCAGGTGGAAGGTGGTGTCCACAGCCTTCATTCGTAAGTAGCCCTATGCCTGAATGGGAGTTTCTGCCAGCCTCAgacctcctccttcctgccctgaACTCACAGGTGGTCTCTGTCTGCAGGTATGAAAAGCGGCTTTTCTGAAGAGATCCAGTATATGCCttgaatttttcaataaaaagttttgggaaaaaaaagtgacaactgatctttaagtttatttttgttttgtttgttttttgatttttcgagacagggtttctctgtgtagctttgcgcctctcctggaactcacttggtagcccaggctggcctcgaactcacagagatccacctggctctgcctcccgagtgctgggattaaaggcgtgcaccaccaccgcccggcctgatctTTAAGTTTAGTAGGCACATGGGACTTTGCACCATCACAGATGTTAAAATATAGTCCTTTCCTTTCTGGCAGAGCACTGGGCCGTGAGATAAACACACTGTGTGGACCTGGAGTTAGTTTTAGCTctaaagaagtcaggaaaagggagctggagagctggctccgaggttaagagcactggctgctcttccagaggtcctgagttcaattcccagcaaccacatggtggctcacgaccacctataatgagatctggtgccctcttctggtgtgcagggatacatgcaggcagaacactgtatacataataaatcttttttaagaaGTCTATTGGGGTCCCCTTGCATCTGCATATGAGCATGTAGTGAACACTGCCTCCCAGCCTTTCAAGGCCCAGAGAATCCTACACTGTCTGAAGATGAGTAACCCTTAAATTTCCAACCCCCCAGTCAGCAACCACACCCAGTAACACAACTGATACTTGTACATAGAAGTATGAGTTATTATCCTGGGTAAGCATGGCAAGTGTTGAAAGTACCAAGAGGGTTAGGAAGACAATGGGAGTCCCTGCACTTGGCAAGGTGCCAGTGCCCTCCTTGACTGTTCCTGGTGTTTCATTCTGCAGAATGACCCAAAGAAGTGAGTGTAGTCTCTCCAGGAGGGGGAATGAGGGCGGCTCCTGTCACTCGACCTTCATGGCACAGGAAGTTGAAAGTGGCACAAGCATTGGGCTGCAATGAAAACATCAGAATTAGCATGCCTGGGCTAAGTAGGGCTGAACTAGGTGGGATTTCTATGTCTGAAGACCTACCGTATCCTGCACCTCCACAGCGATGCCCCGTTGCCTCATGGACTGTAGTACTTCGGAGTGCAGCCGCTCAGTCTTGTTTCCAGTGCCCACCACAACAATCTCTAAGGAAGAGGGGACCAAGTGTTGAGGGTTTGAGATAGCCTTAGGACCCAGATCTACCCACGCCCCCATACCTATTCTAGGCTCCAGCATCCAGAAAAGGGAGAAGCTTTCTTCAGTGATATCCTGATGAGATCCCACCTGTATGGGAGCAGAGGCCATTCAACACATCAAATCTACACAGCCTTTACCCACAGCGATACTAAAGAGGCAACAAAATAAAGCTAAATTTGCTAGGAGGGAATAGTTTTTGGATCTCGACTTCAATTTCACTACAGGGTAGGGCTCACATTCCACTGGACCACCGTCTGTGGGAGCAGCGCGCACGGGCCAAGCACGCGGTTTCCGTTGATCGTGAAGCCTCTGCTATTGTAGCCGTCAATGTACACGGCCTGAGGGAACTCGTTCTGCAGCAGAGAGATGCGAGTCCGCTGGTACAGCTCATCATCCGCGGGAGAGAGCCGGTGGCCCCGCCGCGGGGTCCTCCTGCGGAGTAGAGTCAGGGGCTGGCGGCTAGGCCGTACTACTCTGCGGACCGAAAGGCCTGGGGCCCGGTGggcagggcggggcggggcggggcggggcgggggagcTCACCGCAGCAGATCCACGCGCCCACAGAGCCGCGCAGGTTGCGCTCGCGACAGGCAGCGAAGGCCAAGAGCGGCGGCCATGGCTGCACGGCGGGTTAGACACAGGGGCGAAGGGGTGATGGGACCGCAATGTTGTCTGTCTCCGCGCGGCCACAGCGCCCCCTGCGTCCCGGAGGGCACCGCGCAACTGGCCCGGCGCAGAGGGCGCTGACATCTGTCTCAGTAGACTCCGTCCCCCGGCGCGGTTCTTGTGTCAGGACCTGTTGCCCGCCCCGCCCCAGGCAGGCCTCCCGACTGTCCCTAAGGAGGGGGACACCTGCTAGCACGGGTGCCCTCAGGGTATTGTTTTAGGCCACAGCTGGGGCCTGTTCCTCGGGTTCTCAGCCATTATTCAGGGCTCCCGGGGACCGGGGCGGGGCAGCTGCGCACCTGGCCCTGTTATGAACACCTGGCCAAGGTGTGGTGCCAGCCTCCAGGCCCCTAATCCCAGGCTTTGGGGAGCCGGGCTCCGTGGGCGGGGCCCATGGCTAAGGTTTCCGCAGCGAGTCTCGAAATCGCTGCCCTCCCCAACCGTCACCCGTGCGACCGTTGGCGGCGGCGCGGCGCTCCAGGAGAGGCGTGGCCGGGCGTGGATTGGCTTCCCGGGAGCGCGAGGGGGTGTGGCCAGATGGTTTCTCCTTAAAATGGCTCCAAGTCTTCGGACAGCTAGAGCCAGCGGAAGGGCACGCCGCAGCTGTGCCGGAGTAGCTGTTCGGGTGGGACTGGCTGGGCCGAACCGGAGCAGACGTGAAGTAGACAGCGCCTGGAGCATCACTCTGTCCACGCGCGCTCTGCGTGCGCGGACCGAGCGTCTCCCTCCCCCTGTCCTGAGCCGAGTCTAGGGCCTACTGGCACAAGAGTCGCTGGCGGCGCGCGGCTTGGGCATCTCTGCACACCGGTTCTGTCCTGGTCTCAGGGGAACTTTGTCGCGTTTTCCATCCGCTGGACTAGACGGGTGGGATGCTCGACACCATCGGGGCTTGGCTATGGGGTTCTTGCAGGGCCGGTTGCAATGCGTTCTGGGGGAGGCTGTCGTGCCGCTGCTATGTGGGCCGGTTTGGCCCCTGGCACTTCGTGAGCTGGCAGCGTCACCGGACAAAGAGCCCCGAGCCTTGGGGTGTCCCAGAAGTCGACGCGTGGGTTTACTTCCCCTCGGGTCCCACGGGATCGCTTCCCTCTTGGCGGATTCCGAAGCCCGCCCAGTCACCGTACCAGTGGCTCCTGCTGCTTGGGACTCACAGGGCTAATCCTGCCCTTCTGATCTAATCCGGATCGGGACCTGGTCCCGGGGGAGGCCCCCACCTTCTCCTATTGTTCTGGGGCCCAGGTGAGCGCCTCATTCTCACTAGACTGGATTACACCACCTGCTTGTCTGCCCACTGGAGAGGGATGGGCGGGTTCCGGTTTGGCCCCAGGGCGAGTGACCTGGGGGCAGGAGCCCTCCTCCAACGGCTGGACAGCGGGCAACGGAATCCCAAAAGCAGCTGTTGTCTCCAGAGCATTCCAGCTGCGCTTGGATTTCGTTCCCTGCTCTCCTGCCTGAGCAGCGCCCTGGCCCAGATGAGGTGGTCTCTACCCTTAGAAACACTCTGGGTGGGCCATTCTGATCTCCGTCTCTCAGGTGCACCCTCAGGCTGATGGTGGCAGGCAGAGACGACGGAAAGCGCTCAGGCTGATGGCCCTCTCTGGAATCCCCGGAGAACTCTGACGAGGGAGGTCCTGGGTCCTCTCTGTAGGGCCGCAATGGCGGTGAGTCCCACAGGGCCGCCCAGCCCGCAGCTCGCTAAAGATAGCTCTTCACTTCCTGGGGAAAAACCACCCCAACCGTCTTCATGGAGGGAGAGAAGTAGCTGAAATCACCAACTTGCCGGTGGGTCTCAGCCCGGCTAGCAGCTTACCTACAGCATGGAAAGTGCTTTGGAATGACACGATCACTCCCGTTGAGTGGGCACCCAAGAAGCCATCGGGAATGTCGTGTCCGCCCAGTGCTCTTTCGGCACCTCCCAAGCAGGGCCTCAGAGCCCTGGCCCAGAGAGGAGCCTTACCAGACTTTTCTTATCCATAGAGTTCACTCTTCTCCGGAGCAAAGTTCACTAGTTGGATTCATTCCTTACTAGGGGAAGTGGAGGAGATTTAAGTTACACTGAAAGGAAAGCGTTTGGACAGAAGAAAGCTTTCCCGCAGTGTGCTCCACCTGAGGTCTCTGATTAGTTGGGTCTTCTCATGATCACATTTAATTGTCTCAAATTGGccagttatttaaaaaaagatcaaAGTGCCGGTAACACCTGgtcaaaggaaaaacattaaagGTTGGTAATTCTGGAAATTATGATAATTCCTCAGGTATCAAGAGGTGCAATTTTTATCAGATTGGACTTTTATTGGGAATAAAGACGTCCCATACCACAAACGAGGAAAGTGAAGCAAATGATCGGAAACAACTCGTTTGGgtttttttgcttgctttttaagTAGGCAGTAAACTGTCTTTAATGAAAgatgggcgtggtggtgcacgattttaattccagcacttgggaggcagaggcaggcagatctctgagttccagtccagcctggtctacaaagtgagttcctggacagccaaggctgttacacagagaaaccctgtctcgaaaaaccaaataaataaagcgTCTTTAATGATACAGCCTTATTCCATTAACAATTTGTCTGACATTTTAATCTTGTTTGAATGGGGCAAAAAATGAAACATCACATAAGCACAAAGATGTGAAACTTTGATGACAAAGACCCACTACCAAAAAAATGcaggatgaaaaaaaaacctaggcGCAAAAATGACCCCGAGATTTTGGGTCTAGGGCTCACAAATGCAGGAAGGGCCTTCGGGAGGGAACACTGGAAGCGGCGGGTCGAAAGTAAGCTCACTCGGCACGATCCAGTGCTCTGGTCCACTCAGGAGGGTCCACCGCCGGATCCCCGCCCCAGCCAGACGGACCTCCCGGAAGCTCTACAGATAATTTGCTTCCTGTTCCGCTCACTCTTCCGGTCGCCATGGCGACAGGGCGCCTTGGGGTGGGGGAGACGCTGGAGGCCCTTAACGCCGCTGTGGGGCCGGGTAGCCCGGTGTGGTTCAAGGAGACGCACGCCCGGCACCTGCGTGTCCGAGACTTCTTGGCGCCGCGAAGTGCGCTACAGGCGCGCTTCAGGGACGGGCAGGTGGGTGCGAGCTGGGCGGGGATCTCCAGCCCGTTTCAGGCCAACTACGGTCTACTTACACACCCATCTGCCCGCAGGTGCCCGAGTGCGTGTTCCGTGCGGTCACCTGCCTGCAGGGTCCGGGGGTGGCCCCTGTACTGCGCTGCGCGCCAACACCCGCGGGTTTATCGCTCCAACTACAGCGGCCCGTGGTCTTCGAGCGTGTCCTCGGTGCCCCGACCTCCTATGCTATTCCCGCCAAGCCTGCCTCTCCAGGCCCACAAATTGTTCTGCATTGCCCCGCACTGCGCTGCAACCCGGACACACTCCGCCTGAGCCAGCTGCGTGCAGTGCTCGTGGCCGATCACCTAGCGCGGACGCTACGCGCTCATGGGTAAGCGCCTGCTCCAGTCTGCAGGGACAAAAGACTGAACCTTTGGGGACAGACCAGGGGAGCCTGGTTCGCAGGCTGAGACAACCACTCTTGCTTTGTAGAGTATGTGTGTGCTCGGTGCCCTCGGTGCGGGATCCGCACATGGCAACTTTCCTGCAGAAACTTCGGGTAGACTGGCCTGCTGCCTCGAAGAGCACCTCGACTGAAGCCCTGAGGACCTGTGTGCTTGCAGAACTTAATTCTGTTTctgaggaggagacactgccacctGGCGTCCTAGGCCGACTGTGTCTGAAGGAACTAGTAGAACAGAAACATGCAGCTGGCTATGACCCCAGCATAGACAACTGTTTGGGTAGGACAGAAGCCAAAACAGGGATGGGGGATCTCTGCACTGCTGAGCACTTCATCACCTCTCTGTTTTCTGTAGTGACGGAGGATCTGCTCTCTGTGCTGTCTGAGCTGCAGGAGGCTGTGCGCCATTGGCCAGAGGGCAGCTACCCAGGCCTGGTTAGTGGCTCCAGTCTTGACCTCTGCCCGAATTGGTTTTCTGCATCTTTGTAGTAACTGTCCTATCTCTACTCAGGATGAGGATCCAGACTCTGGTGTCAATGGCTGCATGGTTGTGCACGTGGTAAGCTGTGAGGAAGCCTTCCAGCAACAAAAGTTGGATCTGCTTTGGCAAAAGTTGGATGACCAGGCTCCTGACAAGCAGGTTGGTTATCAAAGGTAAACCACCTTAAAGGTTTTCAGAAGGCCCTTGAAAACCCAAAGGGCCTGTTAGACCATGGGTTCAGACTGACATGACCTTAGGGACCTGTGCAGCAGGTGCAGAAGTCCTGTGATGGTGGACTGTGTCTTGAGGGCCTAGGCTTGAGGTATTAAGACTGGTGGTTACAGATTGGGAGAACCAAGATAGAGAAGTAGATGGAGGTTCCTTGGAGGCTGGAGGGTAGTGCCAACTGGACTGAGACCTTGCTCTCTTTCACAGAAGCACCTGGTCTGTGGCCCAGTGAAAGTAGCTGGTGTATCTGGCACTCTGATGACTGCCCCTGAGTACTACAAGTGAGTGAGCTGGCAGGCACACCGACCCAAAGCCAGGGGCAGCTGAGATGTGGGTCAGGGCTTCACTGGGACCTTGCTCACTGGCTTTCTTTTCTAGGTTCAGATATGCTCAGGTGTGTAAGGCCTCAGCACTGAAGCATGGTGGGGACCTGGCACAAGGTATACCTGGGAGACCCTGGTTGTGCCCTGGAGTACAAGCAGGTCATCCACACCTGTACTTGTTCCTTGTCTGCAGACACTGACCAATCTGTATCTCTCACCCCCAGATCCAGCCTGGACCGAGACCTTTGATGTCCTCTCTGTGGCCACCATCAAATTTGAGATGCTAAGCACAGCTCCACAGAACCAAGTAAGCCTGGGTGCTTCACAGTACTAAGACTGAGGAGGAAGGTATAGTGTCCATGCCCTCTACAGCTGGATTCCCATTCCCTAGCTCCTCCTGGCCGACAGCACCATCTCCACAAAGGGTACAAAAAGTGGCACTTTTGTCATGTACAACTGTGCCCGCCTTGCCACACTTTTCGAGGGTTACCAACATGGCATGGAACAAGGTCTGTATCCCACTTTCCCACCTGTGAGCAGTCTGGATTTCTCACTGCTCCATGATGAGGTGAGTGTTCCTCCTGAGAGATGGCCACAAGCAGAAGGCTTGGACTGGTATTCCTAGCACCCTTGTCTCCCACAGGGTGAGTGGCTGCTGCTTTTCAACAGTGTTCTTCCCTTCCTGGACCTGCTGAGCCAGACTGTGAGCCTGGCCAGCACCCCAGGGCTCCACGTCCCCGTCCGCACAGAGATGGTGAGGCACAGACACTACACACTATTCTTTATTCTGGATTGGCACACAAGAACAAAGACAACAGCCCAGTGATTCAACCTCTGTCTCTAGGTGTGCAAGTTCCTAGTGCAGCTCAGCATGGATTTCAGCTCATACTATAACCGAGTACACATTCTAGGGGTAAGCATACAGCAAAAGAGCGTCTGTTGGGAATGTAGGGTGCACACGGTAAAGACAGGAAAACAAGAGGATGagcctgcttccttttctttcaggAACCTCGGCCACACCTCTTTGGTCAGATGTTTGCCCGCCTACAGCTTCTGAGAGCAGTACGTGAGGTCTTCCACACAGGCTTGGCTATGCTGGGCCTCCCTCCGCTAAGCCACATCTAAGGGCCCAAAGGCTGGGAATGTTTACAAAGTCATCAACTGGGAAAAAGACAAAACTTCACAGATGCTGGGCActtaaagccaaaataaatacagTTCATCCCAATAGAGAGAGTGAGGCATATTCTTGGCCCACCTATGTGGCACCCTACTGGAGTACTCCAAGCTAAGAACCCATGGTACTGCCTCACCTCGGAGCACACTGAGCATGAGCAGAGACAGCAGATCCCTGCTCCACTGTCTAcaggcaggccccatgctcagtTCTCCAGCAACTGAGGTAACTCAGTCATACCAGTTATAAACCTCAAGTCCCTGACCCCCAAGAGCACAGCGATGGCCAAACTCAGGGCTCACAGGCCAGCAGTCCATGTCAGCCACATCTGGTACGTGGTACACAGTGCTGTTCATGAAGGTGGGCTCACCATGCCCCAGACGCCAGAAGGTCAGCCGTTGGTCTATAGAGGCTGAGACCATGAGGCTGGGACTTAGGATCTTGAGGCCTGTCACGTGGGCAGCGTGTGCACAGGGGACAGAATATTCCTCTAGGACAGACAGCTGGGGCACCAGCTCAGCCTCCCCATCAGCCTCTTTCAGCTCTGGCATCTTCACAGCAAGGGTAAAGACATGGAGGGACCCATCCTCACTGCCACTGGCCACAAGATGGTGGCCCTCAGGGGTAGGCAGGGTGTGCAGGCTGTTGACACCACAGCTATGGGCCTGGACGGTCAAGCAGGGAGTGCCCAGCTCTGGAGGAAGAGAGTGGCTATTAGGGTCCTGCTTTCAACTTGTGTGAGAGGTGGTAAGGGAGGTCACGGTACTTACGATAGGGAAGCCCAGGGTGTGCTGGGGACTCCAGGGTAGTGGAGCCACGGTCCATCGCAGTGGTAAGATCCCAGAAGGCCAGGCTGCCGTCTGTAGCTGCACTACACAGGATCAGCCTCCTGGAAGCAGAAGGCATCCCAATCAATGAAAGGGGTGGAAGACAACAGGAGCCCCTACCCAAGCCATACAGGGCTGCCTCTCTCACCGCCGCTGGTTAGGTGCCTCatgagtgaaggaatggactttgaGAACACACCGCTTATGGTGGAAAGTCTCAGCAAGGAGATGCAGAATTCGCCCAGAGTCCTGCAAGAGAAAAAGCCTGGGGGCGGAGAGGCATCTCAGAACCCATCCTGGAGAACTCAGACCCTTTGTCTCTTCATCCACTGGCCCTAAGTGCTCACCTTACTGCTCCATCACTACAGGCTGCAGCCACAAGGGGTCCAAAGCCAGGCTTATCCGAGTCAAACTCACAAATAGCAAGAGACATGTACCTGCAGGGAAAACACAGCTGTCGGGTACAGTCTGCAAGCCAGGAGACTACACCTGCCTGTAGTTTCCTTACAATGATCCCACTTCATGTCCATCACAGGGAGTGCATATTACCTGGTCTCAGGGTCCACCTTGACCATCCGGTGCCGGTTACGATGCCGGTCCCAGTACTCATCGAGCCGGTGGGATGAAAGGTGCATGACGTGGCAGGCAAGGCGGCTTGGGGTGCTGGGGTCAGGAGTGACCATGATGCTGAAGCAGTGCATCTCAGCTCGACCCCCTGCAGATACTACTTGAGCAGTGAGACCTGGTCGAGAATCCTGTGGGCCACCTGGAGTGCCAATGCCCCACACTGCCAGAGCACGCACCGAAGAGATATGGTTACAAACAGCTGTGAGTGCATGGGCTGAGCCTGTGGTTGTGGGAAGCGCTAGGACACAGACAGTAGTGTCCTCGCTGCATGTGATCACGATGTCAATCAGACCAGGCCCCTCACTGCCAGGCTCCAGGTAGTCAGGATGCTCCAAGCTGGGTACCTCAAATTCAGGGCCCAGGGTTACAGTCCCTACGCGCCTTACACATGTGATTTCACGGCCATGCAGACCCTCTCGGAGAATCACATTTGGACGAATGCAGCCACCTAGAGCCCGATAGAGCATGACATCACCATCCTTAAGGTAGGCAAAGGCCATGGCTGCCTCAGTATCAGAAAAGGCCCAGGAGCGGTGCCCTCCACCGCAGTTGACGATATGCAGCTTCTCATGGGACCGGGGGCTCCACACTATAAATTCATTGGCATGGAAGCCCAAGATGACCATGCTTCCATCAGGCACCATGCGAAGCCCAGCTATCCAGTTCATGCCACGACAGGACTTCTGCCTTAGGACTGGCTGGAGCTGGCCGCCATGTACGAAGAGCTGGTAGTAGGTGCCATCACGCCCTGTGCTGTATACATAGCCACCATGACAGGTAACTGAGGTCACTCCCTGTCTCCCATGCAGAGAATGGAGGGAAGATACTGGGCGTAATCCTGTTGCAACCTTCTCAGACCCACCACCGCTACCACCAGCTCCAGGTGCCTCAGCTTCAGTGATAGCCTTGCCTCCACCCCCAGGATTTTTAAATAGACTTGGTCTGGCAGGGAACAGCATCACAGAGCCACGGCGGTCCCCACAGACCAGGAAGTCACCTGGGGGCAGGAAGgcactacatgtgtgccatcTCTGCTTGCTTGGGGGAAGCAGGTACCGGCAACGTTCCTTGACAAAGATGGCCTTGCCAGTAGGTGCAGCTGAGATCTCCAAGCAAACTACTACCCCACCAGGGCCTGATGCCAGCAACAGAAGCTCCTCATAGCCACGGAGGGCCCAACTCAGGCTGTGGACCTTCCCCTGGAACAGGTTCTGGTCCACAGCAGCAGTGGGAGTGTTGATAGGGACAACCTTGACAAGACCCTCCCCATTGGCCAAGGCACAGAGTCCAAAGCCCTCAGGCCCTGGAGCTGCTTCCAGCAGACAGTAAGATGTAAATCGGTTGTCCTCCAGCAGCTGCTCCCAGCATTTGACCTCAACGTCGTAGAGGTAGAGGGCCCCTGCATCAGTCACTGCCAGTACTCTCCAAGAACCAGCCAGAGTCACAGCCTTGAGGGCACCTGGCCGGCTAGGGGACTTGAAGCACAGAGCTGAGACGCCCAAGCCTGGATACCCACGACCTACCAGATGCCAGAGCCGAATGCCTGAGTCGTCACCCCCAGTGATCACCCAGGCTTGCCTCTCATGAGCTGCTATGGCTCGGATCCCGCGGCCCTGGTGGCCCCGAAAGGCTTGAAGGATCTCACCTTCATGGCTCCAAACCAAGCAGACACAGTCCTCTCCTGCACTAATAAGATAATTCTCTAAGAGCCTCACCTGCCACACACGGGCACTATGTCCAAAGCAGTGACCAATATTCTGCACCCGACCCCCAGGCACCCGGAGGTCGCCCACCTTCCAGATGCGGACACTTCGATCTTCTGAGGCAGTTGCCAGCAGGCCCTTGCTTTCGAGGTATGACATGCTGAAGATGACACCCACGTGTCCACTAACCCGCCGGTCAGGTGCCACAGGTTTGTTGTCTGTTAAAGCCGTGGCTGGATACCAGACCAGGAGCTGGTTGGAAACCGCACCTGCCACTATGGTCAGTTCCTTCCAGGTGTCTCCAATCAGGCAGGCTGAGGAGAGGGTGCACCTGTCTGTGCAGGGTACATCCTGCAGCATGCACCCAGTCACAGGGTCATACAGCACCACTGAGTTGTGGCCCAAGGCCAAGGCCACATTGCCCTCCAGCCAGCGAACATCCCAGATCCAGTCGGACATGTTCCACAGGCCAGAGCGCCAGAGCTCTCGAAGATGGCTTGGACCCCAGCTAATTTTCACAATTCTGAGTCCCTTACTCCCAAACACAGCTATCATGGCCTCAGAGTCAACGTCTCCTTTGGGCTCTGGTCGCACTCGGAACCCATGGATAAGATAGTGGCCAAGCAGGTTCTGTACTCGCTTCAGCATCCGGAGATGCCCACCGAAGTCCAAGTTGTACACCAGTAAATCAGGCCCCTCACCTAGACAGAGTAAAGCGCCACATCAGAACCACTCACCTAACGCCATGATGCATGAAGAGATGGGAGCAGAACACTTGTTGGCATATAACATATCAGGACACAAAATCCCACTAAAGCTACAAGTCCTTCCCTCAGCTTCAGCCAGACTGCTACTGCAAATGTGTGTGCCTCTCAGTCGCTCGTTTTTGTGGTGAGCTTCTCCCATACAGCCCACGCTGGCTTTGAATGCAAAATTCtcttgcctccgcctcccaactgctgggattacagcagtgTACCATTGTGCCTGGCTAGCAATCACCCTTAATGTATATTCACTAGGAATTCCCCTGGTGCACACTTCAGATGGGAAGCCCTCCTCGGCTCTAGTCCCCAGATTCCCAGCTTCATCTGTCTCTACATACATCCTTCCTGATTCTCCCTCCTTCAGGGAAAAGGTTGTGTCAACCTTCCCACCCTTTAGGCCTATAACCAGCACCCTCCCTCCTTAGTCTACAGCCCTGTGCATATTCAGAGGCaatggtggggtgggaggtggggggcagaAGCAGCCCACATTTTGCAGGCAGGGGGCTAGGCTTGTCTGGCCTCACCACTGGACAGCTGTGAACCCTTGTATGAGACTGAGGCTTAGAAGGCCTAAACAGCACcagacagcaacaacaaagaacCCCTGGAAGGTAGGGATATGAGCTACAGTTAGCAAGTccctagatggctcagcagttaagagtactgactgcttttccagaggacccaggttcaattccc
Encoded proteins:
- the Ndufaf3 gene encoding NADH dehydrogenase [ubiquinone] 1 alpha subcomplex assembly factor 3 encodes the protein MAAALGLRCLSRAQPARLCGRVDLLRRTPRRGHRLSPADDELYQRTRISLLQNEFPQAVYIDGYNSRGFTINGNRVLGPCALLPQTVVQWNVGSHQDITEESFSLFWMLEPRIEIVVVGTGNKTERLHSEVLQSMRQRGIAVEVQDTPNACATFNFLCHEGRVTGAALIPPPGETTLTSLGHSAE
- the Dalrd3 gene encoding DALR anticodon-binding domain-containing protein 3 isoform X3, giving the protein MAVPECVFRAVTCLQGPGVAPVLRCAPTPAGLSLQLQRPVVFERVLGAPTSYAIPAKPASPGPQIVLHCPALRCNPDTLRLSQLRAVLVADHLARTLRAHGVCVCSVPSVRDPHMATFLQKLRVDWPAASKSTSTEALRTCVLAELNSVSEEETLPPGVLGRLCLKELVEQKHAAGYDPSIDNCLVTEDLLSVLSELQEAVRHWPEGSYPGLDEDPDSGVNGCMVVHVVSCEEAFQQQKLDLLWQKLDDQAPDKQKHLVCGPVKVAGVSGTLMTAPEYYKFRYAQVCKASALKHGGDLAQDPAWTETFDVLSVATIKFEMLSTAPQNQLLLADSTISTKGTKSGTFVMYNCARLATLFEGYQHGMEQGLYPTFPPVSSLDFSLLHDEGEWLLLFNSVLPFLDLLSQTVSLASTPGLHVPVRTEMVCKFLVQLSMDFSSYYNRVHILGVSIQQKSVCWECRVHTVKTGKQEDEPASFSFRNLGHTSLVRCLPAYSF
- the Dalrd3 gene encoding DALR anticodon-binding domain-containing protein 3 isoform X1, with amino-acid sequence MATGRLGVGETLEALNAAVGPGSPVWFKETHARHLRVRDFLAPRSALQARFRDGQVPECVFRAVTCLQGPGVAPVLRCAPTPAGLSLQLQRPVVFERVLGAPTSYAIPAKPASPGPQIVLHCPALRCNPDTLRLSQLRAVLVADHLARTLRAHGVCVCSVPSVRDPHMATFLQKLRVDWPAASKSTSTEALRTCVLAELNSVSEEETLPPGVLGRLCLKELVEQKHAAGYDPSIDNCLVTEDLLSVLSELQEAVRHWPEGSYPGLDEDPDSGVNGCMVVHVVSCEEAFQQQKLDLLWQKLDDQAPDKQKHLVCGPVKVAGVSGTLMTAPEYYKFRYAQVCKASALKHGGDLAQDPAWTETFDVLSVATIKFEMLSTAPQNQLLLADSTISTKGTKSGTFVMYNCARLATLFEGYQHGMEQGLYPTFPPVSSLDFSLLHDEGEWLLLFNSVLPFLDLLSQTVSLASTPGLHVPVRTEMVCKFLVQLSMDFSSYYNRVHILGVSIQQKSVCWECRVHTVKTGKQEDEPASFSFRNLGHTSLVRCLPAYSF
- the Dalrd3 gene encoding DALR anticodon-binding domain-containing protein 3 isoform X2, producing MATGRLGVGETLEALNAAVGPGSPVWFKETHARHLRVRDFLAPRSALQARFRDGQVPECVFRAVTCLQGPGVAPVLRCAPTPAGLSLQLQRPVVFERVLGAPTSYAIPAKPASPGPQIVLHCPALRCNPDTLRLSQLRAVLVADHLARTLRAHGVCVCSVPSVRDPHMATFLQKLRVDWPAASKSTSTEALRTCVLAELNSVSEEETLPPGVLGRLCLKELVEQKHAAGYDPSIDNCLVTEDLLSVLSELQEAVRHWPEGSYPGLDEDPDSGVNGCMVVHVVSCEEAFQQQKLDLLWQKLDDQAPDKQKHLVCGPVKVAGVSGTLMTAPEYYKFRYAQVCKASALKHGGDLAQDPAWTETFDVLSVATIKFEMLSTAPQNQLLLADSTISTKGTKSGTFVMYNCARLATLFEGYQHGMEQGLYPTFPPVSSLDFSLLHDEGEWLLLFNSVLPFLDLLSQTVSLASTPGLHVPVRTEMVCKFLVQLSMDFSSYYNRVHILGEPRPHLFGQMFARLQLLRAVREVFHTGLAMLGLPPLSHI